A portion of the Thunnus albacares chromosome 23, fThuAlb1.1, whole genome shotgun sequence genome contains these proteins:
- the LOC122975126 gene encoding aryl hydrocarbon receptor nuclear translocator-like protein 2 isoform X1, producing the protein MKEESLLSSSPPLLCITTTAGGSTCAAALRSLQRAYRLQSVGMSAGGSDGTADRPADPAAEQEGPSQAGSSLPAVELPRKRKGDVEERSDTHVQQSLDFQMDEDLSRSEGEDQQVKMKCFREPHRQIEKRRRDKMNNLIDELSAMIPACQPMARKLDKLTVLRKAVQHLKALKAGTSSAFTDATHKPSILPHDDLRHLLLRAADGFLLVVTCDRAKILFISESVSKILNFSRVDLTGQSLFDFIHPKDINKLKEQLSSSELYPRQRLIDAATGVQVQADTPVRASHLSTGARRSFFCRMKHSRVAGKHEDKRSLPSTSKKKDTYRYCTLHCTGYMRSWPSSQLESEGDVDKETSNLTCLVTVCRFQPHVSHPPSKEINVKPTEFVTRCAIDGKFTFVDQQATTIIGYLPQEVIGTSCYEYFHQDDLQHLAEKHRQVLRSKEKIETQCYKFKAKYGSYVLLQSQWFSFTNPWTKEVEFIVSLNRVISGPGHTKDDEEAGSSKALQEDTKQIPIIPGLSSGVGTMIYAGSIGTQIANELIDSYRMNSSPSSGASSPFGPAQEKCPLVSPQTSRSPSSREEAAGSSSQSQSDSRTAAGASSSTSESTGEPSQLDLDSMVVPGLSSFSSDEAAMAVIMSLLETDVNMGQTGDFEDLHWPF; encoded by the exons ATCCTGCTGCAGAGCAAGAAGGCCCAAGCCAAGCAGGCTCCTCGCTGCCAGCTGTCGAGCTGCCAAGGAAACGAAAGGGAGATGTGGAGGAGCGGTCAGACACCCATGTACA GCAAAGCCTCGACTTCCAAATGGATGAAGACCTCAGCAG ATCTGAAGGAGAAGATCAGCAAGTCAAAATGAAATGCTTCAG GGAACCTCACCGCCAGATTGAGAAGCGGAGGAGGGATAAAATGAACAACCTCATTGATGAGCTGTCTGCCATGATCCCCGCCTGTCAGCCCATGGCTCGTAAACTTGACAAACTCACTGTGCTGCGGAAGGCCGTGCAACATCTGAAAGCCCTCAAAG CTGGGACGAGCAGCGCCTTCACTGATGCCACCCACAAGCCTTCCATCCTGCCTCATGATGACCTCAGGCACCTTCTGCTCAGG GCTGCGGACGGTTTCCTGTTAGTTGTGACTTGTGACCGGGCCAAAATCCTGTTCATCTCCGAGTCCGTCTCCAAGATCCTCAACTTTAGCCGG GTGGACCTGACAGGGCAAAGCTTATTCGATTTCATTCATCCCAAAGACATCAACAAGTTGAAGGAACAGCTGTCGTCTTCTGAGTTATACCCCCGCCAACGCCTCATCGATGCTGCAA ctGGGGTTCAGGTCCAGGCAGATACCCCTGTCAGGGCATCCCACTTGTCTACTGGAGCCCGACGATCCTTCTTCTGCCGCATGAAGCACAGTCGGGTGGCGGGGAAGCACGAGGACAAACGCTCGCTGCCCAGTACTTCCAAAAAGAAAG ACACTTACAGATACTGCACCCTCCACTGCACTGGATACATGCGGAGTTGGCCGAGCAGTCAGCTGGAGTCAGAGGGTGACGTGGATAAGGAAACCTCTAACCTGACCTGCCTGGTGACCGTATGCCGCTTCCAACCCCACGTGTCCCACCCGCCTTCCAAAGAAATCAACGTAAAGCCCACCGAGTTCGTCACCCGCTGTGCGATCGACGGCAAGTTCACTTTTGTAGACCAACA AGCCACGACAATCATCGGTTATTTGCCTCAAGAAGTTATCGGCACGTCGTGTTATGAGTACTTCCACCAGGATGACCTGCAGCACCTCGCAGAGAAACACAGGCAAG TTCTTCGAAGCAAGGAGAAGATCGAGACACAGTGCTACAAGTTCAAAGCAAAATATGGCTCCTATGTTTTACTCCAAAGTCAGTGGTTTAGTTTCACAAATCCATGGACCAAAGAAGTTGAGTTTATCGTGTCCTTAAACAGGGTTATCTC GGGGCCTGGTCACACAAAGGATGATGAGGAGGCAGGCAGCTCAAAGGCACTTCAGG AGGACACAAAGCAAATACCCATAATTCCCGGTCTCTCAAGTGGTGTGGGCACAATGATCTATGCAGGCAGCATAGGGACCCAAATCGCAAACGAGCTCATCGACTCCTACAG GATGAATTCTTCTCCATCAAGCGGTGCTTCCAGTCCGTTTGGGCCAGCTCAGGAGAAGTGTCCACTGGTTTCTCCACAAACCAGCAGGAGT CCGTCCAGCAGAGAGGAGGCAGCAGGCAGCTCATCACAGTCCCAGTCTGACTCAAGGACAGCAGCGGGTGCTAGCAGTTCAACTTCTGAAAGTACAG GCGAGCCGTCCCAGCTGGACTTGGACAGCATGGTGGTGCCAGGCCTGAGCAGCTTCAGTAGTGATGAGGCAGCCATGGCCGTCATCATGAGCTTGCTGGAGACAGATGTGAACATGGGTCAAACAGGAGACTTTGAGGACTTACACTGGCCTTTCTAG
- the LOC122975126 gene encoding aryl hydrocarbon receptor nuclear translocator-like protein 2 isoform X2, which produces MKEESLLSSSPPLLCITTTAGGSTCAAALRSLQRAYRLQSVGMSAGGSDGTADRPADPAAEQEGPSQAGSSLPAVELPRKRKGDVEERSDTHVQQSLDFQMDEDLSRSEGEDQQVKMKCFREPHRQIEKRRRDKMNNLIDELSAMIPACQPMARKLDKLTVLRKAVQHLKALKAGTSSAFTDATHKPSILPHDDLRHLLLRAADGFLLVVTCDRAKILFISESVSKILNFSRVDLTGQSLFDFIHPKDINKLKEQLSSSELYPRQRLIDAATGVQVQADTPVRASHLSTGARRSFFCRMKHSRVAGKHEDKRSLPSTSKKKDTYRYCTLHCTGYMRSWPSSQLESEGDVDKETSNLTCLVTVCRFQPHVSHPPSKEINVKPTEFVTRCAIDEPRQSSVICLKKLSARRVMSTSTRMTCSTSQRNTVLRSKEKIETQCYKFKAKYGSYVLLQSQWFSFTNPWTKEVEFIVSLNRVISGPGHTKDDEEAGSSKALQEDTKQIPIIPGLSSGVGTMIYAGSIGTQIANELIDSYRMNSSPSSGASSPFGPAQEKCPLVSPQTSRSPSSREEAAGSSSQSQSDSRTAAGASSSTSESTGEPSQLDLDSMVVPGLSSFSSDEAAMAVIMSLLETDVNMGQTGDFEDLHWPF; this is translated from the exons ATCCTGCTGCAGAGCAAGAAGGCCCAAGCCAAGCAGGCTCCTCGCTGCCAGCTGTCGAGCTGCCAAGGAAACGAAAGGGAGATGTGGAGGAGCGGTCAGACACCCATGTACA GCAAAGCCTCGACTTCCAAATGGATGAAGACCTCAGCAG ATCTGAAGGAGAAGATCAGCAAGTCAAAATGAAATGCTTCAG GGAACCTCACCGCCAGATTGAGAAGCGGAGGAGGGATAAAATGAACAACCTCATTGATGAGCTGTCTGCCATGATCCCCGCCTGTCAGCCCATGGCTCGTAAACTTGACAAACTCACTGTGCTGCGGAAGGCCGTGCAACATCTGAAAGCCCTCAAAG CTGGGACGAGCAGCGCCTTCACTGATGCCACCCACAAGCCTTCCATCCTGCCTCATGATGACCTCAGGCACCTTCTGCTCAGG GCTGCGGACGGTTTCCTGTTAGTTGTGACTTGTGACCGGGCCAAAATCCTGTTCATCTCCGAGTCCGTCTCCAAGATCCTCAACTTTAGCCGG GTGGACCTGACAGGGCAAAGCTTATTCGATTTCATTCATCCCAAAGACATCAACAAGTTGAAGGAACAGCTGTCGTCTTCTGAGTTATACCCCCGCCAACGCCTCATCGATGCTGCAA ctGGGGTTCAGGTCCAGGCAGATACCCCTGTCAGGGCATCCCACTTGTCTACTGGAGCCCGACGATCCTTCTTCTGCCGCATGAAGCACAGTCGGGTGGCGGGGAAGCACGAGGACAAACGCTCGCTGCCCAGTACTTCCAAAAAGAAAG ACACTTACAGATACTGCACCCTCCACTGCACTGGATACATGCGGAGTTGGCCGAGCAGTCAGCTGGAGTCAGAGGGTGACGTGGATAAGGAAACCTCTAACCTGACCTGCCTGGTGACCGTATGCCGCTTCCAACCCCACGTGTCCCACCCGCCTTCCAAAGAAATCAACGTAAAGCCCACCGAGTTCGTCACCCGCTGTGCGATCGACG AGCCACGACAATCATCGGTTATTTGCCTCAAGAAGTTATCGGCACGTCGTGTTATGAGTACTTCCACCAGGATGACCTGCAGCACCTCGCAGAGAAACACAG TTCTTCGAAGCAAGGAGAAGATCGAGACACAGTGCTACAAGTTCAAAGCAAAATATGGCTCCTATGTTTTACTCCAAAGTCAGTGGTTTAGTTTCACAAATCCATGGACCAAAGAAGTTGAGTTTATCGTGTCCTTAAACAGGGTTATCTC GGGGCCTGGTCACACAAAGGATGATGAGGAGGCAGGCAGCTCAAAGGCACTTCAGG AGGACACAAAGCAAATACCCATAATTCCCGGTCTCTCAAGTGGTGTGGGCACAATGATCTATGCAGGCAGCATAGGGACCCAAATCGCAAACGAGCTCATCGACTCCTACAG GATGAATTCTTCTCCATCAAGCGGTGCTTCCAGTCCGTTTGGGCCAGCTCAGGAGAAGTGTCCACTGGTTTCTCCACAAACCAGCAGGAGT CCGTCCAGCAGAGAGGAGGCAGCAGGCAGCTCATCACAGTCCCAGTCTGACTCAAGGACAGCAGCGGGTGCTAGCAGTTCAACTTCTGAAAGTACAG GCGAGCCGTCCCAGCTGGACTTGGACAGCATGGTGGTGCCAGGCCTGAGCAGCTTCAGTAGTGATGAGGCAGCCATGGCCGTCATCATGAGCTTGCTGGAGACAGATGTGAACATGGGTCAAACAGGAGACTTTGAGGACTTACACTGGCCTTTCTAG
- the LOC122975126 gene encoding aryl hydrocarbon receptor nuclear translocator-like protein 2 isoform X3 — protein sequence MSAGGSDGTADRPADPAAEQEGPSQAGSSLPAVELPRKRKGDVEERSDTHVQQSLDFQMDEDLSRSEGEDQQVKMKCFREPHRQIEKRRRDKMNNLIDELSAMIPACQPMARKLDKLTVLRKAVQHLKALKAGTSSAFTDATHKPSILPHDDLRHLLLRAADGFLLVVTCDRAKILFISESVSKILNFSRVDLTGQSLFDFIHPKDINKLKEQLSSSELYPRQRLIDAATGVQVQADTPVRASHLSTGARRSFFCRMKHSRVAGKHEDKRSLPSTSKKKDTYRYCTLHCTGYMRSWPSSQLESEGDVDKETSNLTCLVTVCRFQPHVSHPPSKEINVKPTEFVTRCAIDGKFTFVDQQATTIIGYLPQEVIGTSCYEYFHQDDLQHLAEKHRQVLRSKEKIETQCYKFKAKYGSYVLLQSQWFSFTNPWTKEVEFIVSLNRVISGPGHTKDDEEAGSSKALQEDTKQIPIIPGLSSGVGTMIYAGSIGTQIANELIDSYRMNSSPSSGASSPFGPAQEKCPLVSPQTSRSPSSREEAAGSSSQSQSDSRTAAGASSSTSESTGEPSQLDLDSMVVPGLSSFSSDEAAMAVIMSLLETDVNMGQTGDFEDLHWPF from the exons ATCCTGCTGCAGAGCAAGAAGGCCCAAGCCAAGCAGGCTCCTCGCTGCCAGCTGTCGAGCTGCCAAGGAAACGAAAGGGAGATGTGGAGGAGCGGTCAGACACCCATGTACA GCAAAGCCTCGACTTCCAAATGGATGAAGACCTCAGCAG ATCTGAAGGAGAAGATCAGCAAGTCAAAATGAAATGCTTCAG GGAACCTCACCGCCAGATTGAGAAGCGGAGGAGGGATAAAATGAACAACCTCATTGATGAGCTGTCTGCCATGATCCCCGCCTGTCAGCCCATGGCTCGTAAACTTGACAAACTCACTGTGCTGCGGAAGGCCGTGCAACATCTGAAAGCCCTCAAAG CTGGGACGAGCAGCGCCTTCACTGATGCCACCCACAAGCCTTCCATCCTGCCTCATGATGACCTCAGGCACCTTCTGCTCAGG GCTGCGGACGGTTTCCTGTTAGTTGTGACTTGTGACCGGGCCAAAATCCTGTTCATCTCCGAGTCCGTCTCCAAGATCCTCAACTTTAGCCGG GTGGACCTGACAGGGCAAAGCTTATTCGATTTCATTCATCCCAAAGACATCAACAAGTTGAAGGAACAGCTGTCGTCTTCTGAGTTATACCCCCGCCAACGCCTCATCGATGCTGCAA ctGGGGTTCAGGTCCAGGCAGATACCCCTGTCAGGGCATCCCACTTGTCTACTGGAGCCCGACGATCCTTCTTCTGCCGCATGAAGCACAGTCGGGTGGCGGGGAAGCACGAGGACAAACGCTCGCTGCCCAGTACTTCCAAAAAGAAAG ACACTTACAGATACTGCACCCTCCACTGCACTGGATACATGCGGAGTTGGCCGAGCAGTCAGCTGGAGTCAGAGGGTGACGTGGATAAGGAAACCTCTAACCTGACCTGCCTGGTGACCGTATGCCGCTTCCAACCCCACGTGTCCCACCCGCCTTCCAAAGAAATCAACGTAAAGCCCACCGAGTTCGTCACCCGCTGTGCGATCGACGGCAAGTTCACTTTTGTAGACCAACA AGCCACGACAATCATCGGTTATTTGCCTCAAGAAGTTATCGGCACGTCGTGTTATGAGTACTTCCACCAGGATGACCTGCAGCACCTCGCAGAGAAACACAGGCAAG TTCTTCGAAGCAAGGAGAAGATCGAGACACAGTGCTACAAGTTCAAAGCAAAATATGGCTCCTATGTTTTACTCCAAAGTCAGTGGTTTAGTTTCACAAATCCATGGACCAAAGAAGTTGAGTTTATCGTGTCCTTAAACAGGGTTATCTC GGGGCCTGGTCACACAAAGGATGATGAGGAGGCAGGCAGCTCAAAGGCACTTCAGG AGGACACAAAGCAAATACCCATAATTCCCGGTCTCTCAAGTGGTGTGGGCACAATGATCTATGCAGGCAGCATAGGGACCCAAATCGCAAACGAGCTCATCGACTCCTACAG GATGAATTCTTCTCCATCAAGCGGTGCTTCCAGTCCGTTTGGGCCAGCTCAGGAGAAGTGTCCACTGGTTTCTCCACAAACCAGCAGGAGT CCGTCCAGCAGAGAGGAGGCAGCAGGCAGCTCATCACAGTCCCAGTCTGACTCAAGGACAGCAGCGGGTGCTAGCAGTTCAACTTCTGAAAGTACAG GCGAGCCGTCCCAGCTGGACTTGGACAGCATGGTGGTGCCAGGCCTGAGCAGCTTCAGTAGTGATGAGGCAGCCATGGCCGTCATCATGAGCTTGCTGGAGACAGATGTGAACATGGGTCAAACAGGAGACTTTGAGGACTTACACTGGCCTTTCTAG